In Piliocolobus tephrosceles isolate RC106 chromosome 4, ASM277652v3, whole genome shotgun sequence, the following are encoded in one genomic region:
- the LOC111527854 gene encoding protocadherin alpha-1 isoform X15 gives MVFSRRGGLGAQDLLLSLLLLATWEVGSGQLHYSIPEEAKHGTFVGRIAQDLGLELAELVPRLFRVASKTHGDLLEVNLQNGILFVNSRIDREELCGRSAECSIHLEVIVDRPLQVFHVEVKVKDINDNPPVFRGREQIIFIPESRLLDSRFPIEGAADADIGVNALLAYTLSPSDYFSLDVQASDELSKSLWLELRKSLDREETPELRLLLTATDGGKPELQGTVELLITVLDVNDNAPLFDQAVYRVHLLETTANGTLVTTLNASDADEGVNGEVVFSFDSAISRDIQEKFQVDSSSGEIRLIDKLDYEETKSYEIQVKAVDKGSPPMSNHCKVLVKVLDVNDNAPELAVTSLYLPIREDAPLSTVIALITVSDRDSGANGQVTCSLMPHVPFKLVSTFKNYYSLVLDSALDRESLSVFELVVTARDGGSPSLWATASVSVEVADVNDNAPAFAQPEYTVFVKENNPPGCHIFTVSARDADAQENALVSYSLVERRVGERALSSYVSVHAESGKVYALQPLDHEELELLQFQVSARDAGVPPLGSNVTLQVFVLDENDNAPALLAPRVGGTSGAVSELVPRLVGAGHVVAKVRAVDADSGYNAWLSYELQPAAGGARIPFRVGLYTGEISTTRVLDEADLSRYRLLVLVKDHGEPALTATATVLVTLVESGQEPKASSRASVGVAGPEAALVDVNVYLIIAICAVSSLLVLTLLLYTALRCSAPPTEGACAPGKPTLVCSSAVGSWSNSQQRWQKVCSSEGPPKTDLMAFSPGLPPSLNPSEGKEQPEANLDLSGNVSPTFEFWL, from the coding sequence ATGGTGTTTTCTAGGAGAGGAGGCCTGGGAGCCCAGGATCTGCTTCTTTCGCTTCTGCTCCTcgcaacctgggaggtggggagcGGCCAGCTCCACTACTCGATCCCGGAGGAAGCCAAACACGGCACCTTTGTTGGCCGCATTGCTCAGGacctggggctggagctggcGGAGCTGGTGCCGCGCCTGTTCCGGGTGGCGTCCAAAACACACGGGGACCTTCTGGAGGTAAATCTGCAGAATGGCATTTTGTTTGTGAATTCTCGGATCGATCGCGAGGAGCTGTGCGGGCGGAGCGCGGAGTGCAGCATCCACCTGGAGGTGATCGTGGACAGGCCGCTGCAGGTTTTCCATGTGGAGGTGAAGGTGAAAGATATTAACGACAATCCACCCGTCTTCAGAGGCAGagaacaaataatatttattcctGAATCTAGACTCCTGGATTCGCGTTTTCCGATAGAAGGAGCTGCTGATGCAGACATTGGTGTTAACGCTCTTCTAGCGTACACCCTCAGCCCGAGTGATTATTTCTCTTTGGATGTACAGGCAAGTGATGAATTGAGTAAATCTCTTTGGCTTGAATTGAGAAAATCTTTGGATAGAGAAGAAACACCAGAACTTCGGTTATTACTGACAGCCACTGACGGGGGTAAACCGGAGCTGCAAGGTACAGTTGAGCTGCTGATCACTGTCCTCGACGTTAATGATAACGCCCCACTGTTTGATCAGGCCGTATACAGAGTCCACTTATTAGAAACTACAGCAAATGGAACATTAGTGACCACATTAAATGCCTCCGACGCTGACGAAGGTGTAAATGGTGAAGTTGTCTTTTCCTTTGACAGCGCTATTTCTCGTGACATTCAAGAAAAATTCCAAGTTGATTCCAGCTCAGGAGAAATCAGGTTAATTGATAAACTGGATTATGAAGAAACAAAATCCTACGAAATTCAAGTAAAGGCAGTTGATAAAGGAAGTCCTCCGATGTCAAATCACTGCAAGGTTTTGGTGAAAGTGCTGGATGTAAATGATAATGCTCCGGAACTGGCGGTCACTTCGTTGTATTTGCCTATCAGAGAGGACGCTCCACTCAGCACCGTCATCGCCCTCATCACCGTGTCTGACCGTGACTCAGGTGCCAACGGGCAGGTGACTTGCTCCCTAATGCCccatgtccccttcaagctggtGTCCACCTTCAAGAATTACTACTCGTTAGTGCTGGACAGCGCCTTGGATCGCGAGAGCCTGTCCGTCTTTGAGCTGGTGGTGACCGCGCGGGACGGGGGTTCGCCTTCGCTGTGGGCCACAGCAAGCGTGTCCGTGGAGGTGGCCGATGTGAACGACAACGCGCCAGCGTTCGCGCAGCCCGAGTACACAGTGTTCGTGAAGGAGAACAACCCGCCGGGCTGCCACATATTCACGGTGTCTGCGCGGGACGCGGACGCACAGGAGAACGCGCTGGTGTCCTACTCGCTGGTGGAGCGGCGGGTGGGCGAGCGCGCGCTGTCGAGCTACGTGTCGGTGCACGCGGAGAGCGGCAAGGTGTACGCGCTGCAGCCGCTGGACCATGAGGAGCTGGAGCTGCTGCAGTTCCAGGTGAGCGCGCGCGACGCGGGCGTGCCGCCTCTGGGCAGCAACGTGACACTGCAGGTGTTCGTGCTGGACGAGAATGACAACGCGCCGGCCCTGCTGGCGCCTCGAGTGGGTGGCACTAGCGGTGCAGTCAGTGAGCTGGTGCCGCGATTGGTGGGCGCGGGTCATGTGGTGGCGAAGGTGCGCGCAGTGGACGCCGACTCCGGCTACAATGCGTGGCTCTCCTATGAACTACAGCCGGCGGCAGGCGGCGCGCGCATCCCGTTCCGCGTGGGGCTGTACACGGGCGAGATCAGCACTACTCGTGTTCTGGATGAGGCTGACTTGTCGCGCTACCGCCTTCTGGTGCTGGTGAAGGACCACGGTGAGCCGGCGCTGACAGCCACGGCCACTGTGCTTGTGACTCTGGTGGAGAGCGGCCAGGAGCCAAAGGCCTCTTCGCGGGCGTCGGTGGGTGTCGCGGGCCCAGAGGCGGCGCTGGTGGATGTTAACGTGTACCTAATCATCGCCATCTGTGCGGTGTCCAGCCTGCTGGTGCTCACACTGCTGCTGTACACGGCGCTGCGGTGCTCAGCGCCGCCCACCGAGGGTGCATGTGCGCCGGGCAAGCCCACTCTGGTGTGCTCCAGCGCGGTGGGGAGCTGGTCGAACTCACAGCAGAGGTGGCAGAAGGTGTGCTCTAGCGAGGGCCCACCCAAAACCGACCTCATGGCCTTCAGCCCAGGCCTACCTCCAAGTCTTAACCCgtcagaaggaaaagaacaacCAGAAGCAAATTTGGATCTTTCTGGTAATGTAAGTCCAACTTTCGAGTTTTGGCTTTAA